In a single window of the Gadus chalcogrammus isolate NIFS_2021 chromosome 20, NIFS_Gcha_1.0, whole genome shotgun sequence genome:
- the si:ch211-140m22.7 gene encoding calphotin codes for MATSLLRMGRLGSSLKCLRPESCRSPNRVSAVAALSTKSGGGKKPIKKVNEDKKPGKTYFDIEKLVQHKTFVEMPKKDPALMVAVAEAAAKPAAEPLAAAVTAEPAANIPVVEAPVAEAMTPVVEAAAPVVEAVEAAAPVVEAVLEAAAPVVDAAAPVVEAVAEAAAPVVEAAAPVVEAVVEAAAPVVEAFEAVAPVIEAAAPVVEAVVEAVAPVAETLAPAVEAAVPVAEAMVEAVAPAVEAAVPVIEAVAEVAAPVVEAVEDAAPVVEAVVEAVAPAVEAADPVIEAVAPVAEAVEAAAPVVEAVAEAAAPVVQAVAEAAAPVVEAVAPIIEEAPPVAAPYVVEADPEAVMEAAPAVEVAPVIEAAPEPVAESSIEAPLAEAPIEAAPAVEAETPVEESPEAVVAAAPVEELVDPAPVLAEAAGEELQAPDEPEPVESPEAQLDPIQKLFVDSIRVYNASSQASGGLVDAGAEYQKALAEEMTKLQRLYGGGDLESFPEFKFHEPKLSEVSSK; via the exons ATGGCGACATCTCTGCTGAGGATGGGAAGGCTGGGCTCCTCTCTGAAG TGTTTGAGGCCTGAGAGCTGCAGGTCTCCCAACAGAGTATCAGCAGTTGCAGCCCTCAGCACGAAATCCGGAGGAGGCAAGAAGCCGATTAAAAAAGTCAACGAAG ACAAAAAGCCTGGTAAAACATACTTCGATATAGAGAAACTAGTCCAGCACAAGACCTTTGTGGAGATGCCCAAGAAGGACCCCGCCCTCATGGTGGCCGTAGCAGAAGCTGCAGCTAAGCCTGCTGCAGAGCCTCTCGCGGCCGCGGTTACAGCTGAACCTGCAGCCAACATTCCTGTTGTGGAGGCACCTGTCGCTGAGGCTATGACCCCTGTGGTTGAAGCTGCAGCCCCCGTGGTTGAGGCTGTTGAGGCTGCGGCCCCTGTTGTTGAGGCTGTGCTAGAGGCTGCGGCCCCTGTTGTTGACGCTGCGGCCCCTGTCGTTGAAGCTGTGGCCGAAGCTGCGGCCCCTGTTGTTGAGGCTGCGGCCCCTGTTGTGGAGGCTGTGGTTGAGGCTGCGGCCCCTGTTGTGGAGGCTTTTGAGGCTGTGGCCCCTGTCATTGAAGCTGCGGCCCCTGTTGTTGAAGCTGTGGTAGAGGCCGTGGCTCCTGTTGCTGAGACCTTGGCTCCTGCCGTTGAGGCTGCGGTCCCTGTAGCTGAGGCTATGGTAGAGGCCGTGGCTCCTGCCGTTGAGGCTGCGGTCCCTGTCATTGAAGCTGTGGCAGAAGTTGCGGCCCCTGTTGTAGAGGCTGTTGAGGATGCGGCCCCTGTTGTGGAGGCTGTGGTAGAGGCTGTGGCTCCTGCCGTTGAGGCTGCGGACCCTGTCATTGAAGCTGTAGCCCCTGTTGCTGAGGCTGTTGAGGCTGCGGCCCCTGTTGTTGAGGCTGTGGCAGAAGCTGCAGCCCCTGTTGTTCAGGCTGTGGCAGAAGCTGCAGCCCCTGTTGTTGAGGCTGTGGCCCCCATCATTGAAGAAGCCCCTCCTGTAGCAGCTCCCTATGTTGTGGAGGCTGACCCTGAGGCCGTtatggaggctgctccagcagTTGAAGTTGCCCCTGTTATTGAGGCTGCCCCAGAACCAGTTGCTGAAAGTTCTATTGAAGCCCCACTGGCTGAAGCTCCTATCGAGGCTGCCCCCGCTGTGGAAGCTGAAACCCCAGTAGAGGAGAGCCCAGAGGCTGTGGTGGCAGCGGCTCCAGTTGAGGAGCTGGTGGATCCTGCGCCAGTCTTGGCTGAAGCAGCAGGGGAAGAACTCCAGGCCCCGGATGAGCCTGAACCTGTTGAATCCCCTGAGG CACAACTCGATCCCATTCAGAAGCTCTTCGTGGATTCCATAAGGGTGTACAACGCAAGCAGCCA GGCTAGCGGCGGGTTGGTGGATGCGGGGGCAGAGTATCAGAAGGCCCTGGCTGAGGAGATGACCAAACTGCAGAGACTCTACGGCGGCGGGGACCTCGAATCCTTCCCTGAGTTCAAGTTTCACG AACCCAAGTTGAGTGAAGTTTCCTCCAAATGA
- the wdr4 gene encoding tRNA (guanine-N(7)-)-methyltransferase non-catalytic subunit wdr4 codes for MATIGACGEWIVSTCDSKLISIHTKQDREPFVFDCSAAEKKPKDTESDNKSDDGGADETGHDVILAVAVSPTGRLAALTDDSKRLVLFRCDSPWQCISTRWVVRRCTSLVFSQAEDQLLVADKSGDVYSFSVEEPHRAGELKLGHLSMLLALTLSPDDRYVISADRDEKIRVSHLKSPHNIQAFCLAHREFVSSLLIPAAHREWLLSGSGDGNVILWQYESGRELQRWDMRKLREAPDGTKDGEEEEKRSAVSRITSSPDGLHVVVQCERAATVQMLSLEKGTEDRLTPSHQLTLPHCPLDITFDPRGRLWVLLDSADTPFQVYTHTQDGWQRDADNAEVSRVTEALKPYWKALQPLAVAESRFEHLYKVNFDNMESYMEKKRLRLEQQKSHWGKKRTTGDGNKTPGKKRSKENKVK; via the exons ATGGCTACTATCGGCGCTTGTGGGGAGTGGATTGTATCCACATGTGACAGCAAACTAATTTCTATTCACACCAAACAGGACAG AGAACCGTTCGTGTTTGACTGCAGTGCCGCCGAAAAGAAACCAAAGGACACGGAGAGTGACAATAAAAG TGATGACGGTGGTGCTGATGAGACCGGACATGACGTGATCCTGGCCGTCGCCGTGTCGCCCACTGGAAGACTGGCGGCGCTGACAGACGACTCCAAACGCCTTGTTCTATTCCGATGTGACTCTCCATGGCAGTGCATCAGCACAAG GTGGGTGGTGCGGCGCTGCACCTCCCTGGTGTTCAGCCAGGCCGAGGACCAGCTGCTGGTGGCGGACAAGTCAGGGGACGTCTACTCCTTCTCTGTGGAGGAGCCCCACAGGGCCGGGGAGCTGAAGCTGGGTCACCTCTCCATGCTGCTCGCTCTC ACACTCTCACCCGACGACCGCTACGTCATCAGCGCTGACCGTGACGAGAAGATCCGGGTCAGCCACCTCAAGTCTCCTCACAACATCCAGGCCTTCTGCCTAGCCCACCGAGA GTTCGTCAGTTCTCTGTTGATCCCTGCGGCTCACCGGGAGTGGCTCCTCTCTGGATCAGGA GATGGGAATGTGATTCTGTGGCAGTATGAATCTGGGCGGGAGCTCCAGAGATGGGACATGAGGAAGCTGAGGGAAGCCCCTGACGGCACCAAagatggtgaggaggaggagaag AGGTCGGCCGTGAGTCGGATCACAAGCTCTCCGGACGGCCTTCACGTGGTGGTACAGTGTGAAAG AGCTGCTACGGTCCAGATGCTGAGCCTGGAGAAGGGTACTGAGGACAGACTGACCCCCAGCCACCAGCTCACCCTGCCCCACTGCCCCCTGGATATCACCTTTGACCCCAGAGGCCGACTGTGGGTGCTGCTGGACTCTGCCGACACACCGTTCCaggtgtacacgcacacacaggatggTTGGCAG CGTGATGCAGACAACGCCGAAGTGAGCCGGGTGACTGAAGCCCTCAAACCCTACTGGAAGGCCCTCCAAC CGCTGGCTGTGGCAGAGAGCCGCTTCGAGCACCTGTATAAGGTGAACTTCGACAACATGGAGTCCTACATGGAGAAGAAACGCCTGCGTCTGGAGCAGCAGAAGAGCCACTGGGGCAAGAAGAGGACGACCGGGGACGGCAACAAGACCCCCGGCAAGAAGAGGAGCAAGGAGAACAAAGTGAAGTGA